One window of the Zea mays cultivar B73 chromosome 3, Zm-B73-REFERENCE-NAM-5.0, whole genome shotgun sequence genome contains the following:
- the LOC100194307 gene encoding uncharacterized protein LOC100194307 — MHKLLPRAASFLDAAAAAAAAPLLLSFPRMPTLRLSGSPFVAMRPGGNPSRIRAPPWLHCDAGWRRGLCSAEAARRGGDTEEMEKDGGGRSAPERKQKCRNDALVGRGELLTIPGVGPRNLRKLVDKGFDDVAQLKQLYRDKFFGKSNEKMIEFLQNSVGIIHKNHAESITLFIKESVDEELKGTDTSKLPKNRRLTFCIEGNISVGKTTFLQRIANETIELRDLVEIVPEPIAKWQDVGPEHFNVLDAFYAEPQRYAYTFQNYVFVTRVMQEKESACGIKPLRLMERSVFSDRMVFVRAVHEANWMNEMEISIYDSWFDPVVSSLPGLVPDGFIYLRASPDTCHKRMMVRKRSEEAGVTLDYLRGLHEKHESWLLPSKGGGSGVLSISQLPVHMEGSLHADIRDRVFYLEGDHMHSSIQKVPALILDCEHDIDFNKDIEAKRQYARQVAEFFDFVKKKKESLTAESETADGDKSINKQIVLPHGGGLWVPGSSPLPESALKSFDFRRTMSSST, encoded by the exons ATGCACAAGCTCCTCCCACGCGCCGCCTCCTTCCTCgacgcagccgccgccgccgccgcggccccCCTGCTGCTCTCCTTCCCACGCATGCCCACGCTGCGCCTGTCTGGTAGCCCGTTCGTAGCCATGCGTCCTGGCGGAAACCCTAGCCGCATCCGTGCGCCGCCGTGGCTGCACTGTGACGCTGGGTGGAGGCGAGGACTCTGTTCCGCCGAGGCTGCGAGGCGCGGGGGCGATACAGAGGAGATGGAGAAGGATGGCGGGGGTCGCTCGGCGCCGGAGAGGAAGCAGAAATGTCGGAATGATGCGCTGGTGGGAAGGGGGGAGCTGCTTACCATTCCCGGAGTCGGGCCACGGAACCTGAGGAAGCTCGTGGACAAGGGATTCGATGACGTGGCGCAGCTCAAGCAGCTCTACAGGGATAAG TTCTTTGGCAAGTCTAATGAGAAGATGATTGAATTCTTGCAAAATTCAGTTGGCATCATTCACAAGAATCATGCTGAGAGTATAACTTTGTTCATTAAAGAGAGTGTTGATGAAGAGCTGAAAGGCACCGATACATCTAAGCTTCCTAAAAATAGGAGGTTGACCTTTTGTATAGAAGGGAATATCAGTGTTGGGAAAACTACCTTCCTTCAAAGAATAGCTAATGAAACTATCGAACTACGTGACCTTGTAGAAATTGTACCTGAACCTATTGCTAAGTGGCAGGATGTTGGCCCCGAACACTTCAATGTACTTGATGCTTTCTATGCAGAGCCACAGAGGTATGCATACACCTTCCAGAATTATGTATTTGTGACAAGGGTCATGCAAGAGAAGGAATCTGCGTGTGGAATAAAACCTCTTAGGCTGATGGAAAGAAGCGTTTTCAGTGATCGAATG GTTTTTGTTCGTGCTGTGCATGAAGCAAACTGGATGAACGAGATGGAAATCAGCATTTATGACTCTTGGTTTGACCCAGTTGTGTCATCACTCCCAGGTCTTGTACCTGATGGTTTTATTTATCTAAGAGCTAGCCCTGATACTTGTCACAAAAGAATGATGGTGCGAAAAAGATCAGAGGAGGCTGGTGTTACTCTTGATTACCTTCGAGGTTTGCATGAGAAACATGAGAGCTGGTTACTTCCATCCAAGGGAGGAGGTTCTGGCGTGTTGTCCATCAGTCAGCTTCCAGTTCATATGGAGGGCTCCCTGCATGCGGATATACGAGATAGGGTATTCTACTTGGAAGGAGATCACATGCATTCAAGTATCCAGAAG GTTCCTGCTCTTATCCTGGACTGTGAACATGACATTGATTTTAACAAGGACATCGAAGCCAAACGACA ATATGCTCGGCAAGTTGCGGAGTTCTTTGACTTTGTGAAGAAAAAGAAGGAATCTCTTACAGCAGAGTCAGAGACGGCTGATGGTGATAAGAGTATAAACAAACAGATTGTGCTGCCGCACGGAGGTGGTTTGTGGGTGCCCGGAAGCAGCCCGTTACCAGAATCAGCTCTAAAATCATTTGATTTCAGGAGAACGATGTCTTCCTCGACTTAA